Proteins from one Penicillium digitatum chromosome 2, complete sequence genomic window:
- a CDS encoding Origin recognition complex subunit 2, putative has translation MRKLSDAGDQSPVSTPKRKRTALEQSTGAVNGHAPNGALPNGDASYELPPLGRGQSTPKKANGVSGTPLQQSGLRTPTQRSKARGLFATPTKPKSAIAATPSRVKNADRSARKKSARVLFEQDEDAAWDGSERLAEEILHGDEPDTGKAGQSLAESIEPEGADEAPEKGAKQPKRRAGRPKGARNKRSPTPEGELPAHERYFFQNRAGPVKTSNATLSKVPLLTHEEYFEKLGQYKDPCKEEKEYLQSLHHRSFPQWAFEFDEGFNICLFGYGSKRKLVDEFAEWVYNQRLLVTTTPIIVIVNGYTPGISIRSIFATIVTAVMGEDAPSKLGAQPTEVLELLQSALKSHEEPVTVLINSIDAPPLRRAANQALLARLAATPRIRLLVTADTPNFLVMWDISLRDQLNLVFHDCTTFLPFSAEADVVEEVNTLLGRKGRRVGGKDGVGFVLKSLPENARNLYRLLLTELITLLDDGHQSDDEGAGEGGGKASDETGIEFRLLYQKATEEFVASSEMMFRTLLKEFHDHQMITSRMDASGMEILGVPLSRDEMEGVLEDLVLG, from the exons ATG CGTAAGCTCTCAGATGCCGGCGACCAATCGCCTGTCTCGactccaaaaagaaaacgaacGGCCCTAGAACAATCCACGGGCGCAGTAAACGGCCACGCGCCCAACGGCGCGCTTCCGAACGGCGATGCCTCCTACGAGCTTCCTCCATTAGGACGGGGTCAatcaacaccaaaaaaaGCCAACGGTGTCTCCGGGACGCCATTACAACAGTCTGGGCTGAGAACTCCGACCCAAAGATCTAAGGCTCGTGGTTTGTTTGCTACGCCTACCAAGCCCAAGTCTGCAATCGCAGCGACCCCATCTCGGGTTAAAAATGCAGACCGGTCTGCGCGGAAGAAGAGCGCGCGAGTACTATTCGAGCAAGACGAAGATGCAGCTTGGGATGGATCGGAACGACTAGCAGAAGAAATCTTACACGGAGATGAGCCGGATACGGGGAAAGCGGGTCAGTCTCTGGCTGAGAGCATAGAACCTGAAGGCGCAGACGAGGCTCCTGAGAAGGGAGCAAAGCAACCAAAGCGTCGTGCAGGACGACCGAAAGGTGCGAGAAATAAACGCTCGCCGACCCCGGAAGGCGAGCTCCCTGCACACGAAAGATACTTTTTCCAGAACCGCGCTGGTCCTGTCAAGACATCAAACGCAACCCTCAGCAAGGTACCGTTGTTAACACATGAAGAATATTTCGAGAAACTTGGACAATACAAAGATCCGTgcaaggaagagaaggaatACCTACAATCCTTGCACCACCGATCTTTCCCGCAGTGGGCATTTGAGTTCGATGAAGGGTTCAACATCTGCCTATTTGGTTATGGCTCCAAGCGCAAACTGGTGGACGAATTCGCGGAGTGGGTTTATAACCAACGTTTGTTGGTCACTACGACTCCGATCATTGTAATAGTCAATGGTTACACACCAGGCATCTCCATCCGATCAATCTTCGCCACGATCGTCACAGCCGTAATGGGCGAAGATGCACCATCCAAGCTTGGTGCACAGCCAACCGAGGTCCTAGAACTGCTACAATCTGCGCTCAAGTCGCATGAGGAGCCCGTCACAGTTTTGATCAACTCGATAGACGCCCCACCTCTCCGCCGCGCAGCCAACCAAGCGCTACTCGCCCGTCTGGCTGCAACACCGCGCATTCGTCTCCTGGTCACAGCCGATACCCCCAATTTCCTGGTCATGTGGGATATCAGTCTGCGTGATCAGCTCAATCTCGTCTTCCATGACTGTACAACCTTCCTACCGTTCTCAGCGGAGGCCGACGTCGTCGAGGAGGTCAACACTCTCCTTGGACGCAAGGGCCGCCGCGTTGGTGGCAAAGACGGTGTGGGCTTTGTGCTCAAGAGTCTCCCAGAGAATGCACGCAACCTGTACCGCCTCCTGCTGACAGAACTGATCACTCTACTGGACGACGGTCATCAGTCAGACGACGAAGGCGCGGGAGAAGGTGGCGGGAAGGCTAGCGATGAAACCGGCATCGAGTTCCGTCTGCTTTACCAGAAGGCAACGGAGGAGTTTGTCGCTTCTTCGGAGATGATGTTCCGTACCTTGCTGAAGGAGTTCCACGACCACCAGATGATCACTTCGCGCATGGATGCTAGCGGCATGGAGATACTTGGTGTGCCACTGTCCCGCGATGAGATGGAGGGCGTGCTAGAGGATCTGGTACTGGGGTAG
- a CDS encoding Cyclin, putative codes for MAPNGLKHLSNDLATPDQLSNSSSSIDNVPPDLETSIRCAGAQLTQTAGVLLHLSQDIIAQAVVIFTRFWLGTDGGSLRIYSVKDVSAAALYLMAKLSFQPTSPRSVLNVYTFLLSQDASPLWFVRQSGAPETPPSPETYILSEGGYQSARLVLLRTETIILRTLGFDTHVALPHTIALTYLQTLGVAKPAVAQRVIEHLNAALLSPQLLYVTHQPNALAVAAIYLAAREVEVKLVDSEWWEVFDVDREELGFLVVGMKSTEGFMRAEVSRWKSRAIPMIVNEVDAEIERRRMMEEGE; via the exons ATGGCTCCTAACGGTCTGAAGCATTTATCTAATGACTTGGCAACGCCCGATCAACTGTCAAACTCTTCATCCTCGATTGATAATGTCCCACCTGACCTCGAAACCTCCATCCGTTGTGCGGGCGCCCAGCTCACTCAAACTGCCGGGGTTCTCCTACACCTGTCGCAAGATATAATTGCTCAGgcagtcgtgatcttcaCGCGTTTTTGGCTTGGCACTGACGGAGGCAGCTTGCGAATCTACTCAGTCAAG GATGTATCTGCCGCAGCCTTGTATCTGATGGCTAAGCTTTCCTTCCAACCAACCTCCCCACGCTCCGTCCTGAATGTCTACACATTCCTCCTGTCTCAAGATGCCTCGCCTTTGTGGTTTGTGAGGCAGAGCGGGGCTCCTGAAACCCCTCCATCCCCCGAAACGTACATCCTTTCCGAGGGAGGATACCAGTCCGCCCGGCTGGTCCTCCTCCGCACCGAAACGATTATCCTCCGCACTCTTGGTTTTGATACACATGTCGCTCTACCACACACCATTGCGTTGACATATCTTCAAACTTTGGGTGTGGCGAAGCCCGCTGTGGCTCAACGAGTCATTGAGCACCTCAATGCGGCACTACTCTCACCCCAGCTTCTTTATGTCACTCACCAGCCAAATGCCCTGGCTGTCGCTGCCATATACCTCGCTGCACGCGAGGTGGAGGTCAAGCTTGTGGATAGCGAGTGGTGGGaagtcttcgatgtcgaTCGTGAAGAGCTGGGCTTCTTGGTCGTAGGCATGAAAAGTACAGAAGGCTTTATGCGGGCGGAGGTCAGTCGGTGGAAGAGCAGAGCTATTCCAATGATAGTAAATGAAGTGGATGCCGAAATTGAGCGACGACGAATGATGGAGGAAGGTGAATGA
- a CDS encoding transport protein SEC61 subunit alpha yields MSPGLSHAPVTLHSDGTQSHETVALTPPRSSVHSTSRNLFKNPPSHRRANTEYITRPQLFEQGIDDTVSGSKNTPWMETFPKKKLEARARVLSDWFQGKSGQAELGLKMGPNGASNGIGLDSRPAPTSMSHKRQSSTPATRFSFFGLRRQPNRPNFPEPADDELLNLDITAALSIPESDDTNDEALDALRDHADKLLRRMQEAYKQRTFAMHQALADKNENQEELQETRSRVDHLRMQLDGMAAKVLDQEKAMQAMAEKLEQERQMRKTEESRSRSDTMRMVHPDDDMPSTALQTPRRGGKRASHSTFTSDSGFESGDESVADSIFSQREGVESPTSTLTAPSPNMSQIALSTPAGPLPTAAIQKNLATVTSTRSSAYDRVLKGLASTRLGSSFSGGNSNASNCNICYGVPASEAWSVMGILQDENRGLKTRLGELEVVIDDCLGLVGP; encoded by the coding sequence ATGTCTCCCGGTCTCTCTCATGCACCTGTCACCCTGCATTCCGATGGCACGCAATCTCACGAGACCGTTGCCTTGACGCCCCCAAGATCGTCAGTCCATTCAAcctcaagaaatctctttaaAAATCCGCCTTCACATCGTCGGGCAAACACCGAATACATTACGAGACCCCAACTATTTGAACAGGGCATCGACGACACCGTATCAGGCTCGAAGAATACCCCTTGGATGGAAACCTTCCCGAAGAAGAAACTTGAAGCAAGAGCCAGGGTCTTGTCAGATTGGTTCCAGGGGAAATCAGGTCAAGCTGAGTTGGGACTGAAAATGGGCCCCAACGGTGCCTCAAATGGGATCGGATTGGATTCCCGCCCAGCTCCAACATCCATGTCACATAAGAGGCAGAGCTCGACCCCGGCGACTCGATTCTCATTCTTCGGTCTGCGGCGACAACCGAACAGACCCAACTTCCCGGAACCAGCAGATGACGAGTTGTTGAACCTTGACATCACTGCCGCTCTGTCGATACCTGAATCCGACGATACCAACGATGAGGCACTGGATGCCCTACGAGATCATGCTGACAAATTACTACGACGCATGCAGGAGGCCTATAAGCAGCGCACCTTTGCCATGCACCAAGCTTTAGCAgacaaaaatgaaaatcaGGAGGAGCTCCAAGAAACTCGCTCCAGAGTCGATCACCTCAGGATGCAACTGGACGGCATGGCCGCCAAGGTGCTTGACCAGGAGAAAGCCATGCAGGCCATGGCCGAGAAGTTGGAGCAAGAGAGACAAATGCGAAAGACTGAAGAATCCCGCAGTCGCAGTGATACGATGCGTATGGTGCATCCCGATGACGACATGCCTTCCACGGCGCTCCAAACTCCTCGGCGTGGAGGCAAGCGTGCTAGCCACAGCACCTTCACCAGTGACTCAGGTTTCGAGTCCGGTGACGAAAGCGTTGCGGATAGCATCTTCTCGCAGCGTGAGGGTGTCGAGTCTCCCACCTCCACGCTGACAGCGCCGTCTCCCAACATGTCGCAGATTGCCCTGTCTACGCCGGCGGGCCCGTTGCCAACAGCTGCAATCCAGAAGAACCTGGCCACGGTCACTAGTACGCGCTCATCGGCATATGATCGGGTGTTGAAGGGTCTGGCTTCAACCCGTTTAGGGAGCTCCTTCTCCGGTGGTAACAGCAACGCCTCTAATTGCAACATCTGCTATGGTGTACCCGCTTCCGAGGCCTGGAGTGTTATGGGTATTCTGCAAGATGAGAACCGGGGCCTAAAGACACGACTGGGAGAGCTGGAGGTGGTCATTGATGATTGCCTAGGTCTTGTTGGACCTTGA
- a CDS encoding FUN14, protein MSFRVFTHQPATLLRLGLGIGIGLSAATMHPLSPFRAAPMQCQYAVPQQSFNKDPNWAVNPVESVGQKQIHSRRIGLLNAETMRQVSLGSVLGLVAGVGLRAFSKALVVILGMGVVLIEFAASKGYNILPINRIQKYVKSVDLRRAMSEKRPFKMSFGAVMAMAAFANF, encoded by the exons GGGTCTAGGCATCGGCATAGGCCTCTCCGCGGCCACTATGCATCCCTTGTCACCCTTCCGGGCCGCCCCAATGCAATGCCAGTACGCCGTGCCCCAACAATCTTTCAATAAAGATCCAAACTGGGCTGTCAATCCCGTCGAATCTGTAGGACAAAAGCAGATCCATTCGCGGCGGATTGGGCTGTTGAACGCGGAAACTATGCGCCAGGTTAGTTTGGGCAGTGTCTTGGGGCTTGTTGCTGGTGTTGGGTTGAGGGCGTTTTCGAAGGCTTTGGTTGTAATTTTGGGGATGGGAGTTGTTCTGATTGAG TTCGCTGCGTCCAAAGGGTACAACATCCTTCCGATCAACCGGATTCAAAAATATGTTAAGAGCGTTGATCTTCGTCGCGCTATGAGTGAGAAACGGCCGTTCAAGATGAGTTTCGGTGCTGTGATGGCGATGGCGGCCTTTGCGAACTTTTAG
- a CDS encoding E3 ubiquitin-protein ligase rnf213-alpha-like, whose amino-acid sequence MVSTTINFSGLMCLALALGPAVVLSAPQLPALPFPDIINHGPETTNQGPDNSETSAGSGVNIGIPGGPYVNVGAGFLGSHRGPCGPGSGDDQGAGAGVDVGIPGGPRVNVGNGEFSHQGGYPCPEPPAIVVVPTTTTANPPPVVAVHTTTANPPPVVAVHTTTANPPPVVAVHTTTANPPPVVAVHTTTANPPPVVAVHTTTANPPPVVVVPIATVNLPTEIVTPPVETAHPPTWSEIPTILPPTFTTPISGPLTTVPAVWAPLQSSVPLIHPAVPTASALPSAVPSVPVVSVFNAGSSLAPGIFLAVALPIILAFLQ is encoded by the coding sequence ATGGTCTCTACTACGATCAACTTCTCCGGCCTTATGTGCCTCGCCCTTGCTCTCGGCCCTGCTGTCGTCCTCTCTGCTCCCCAGCTGCCCGCTCTACCATTCCCCGACATTATCAACCACGGCCCCGAGACCACCAACCAGGGCCCAGATAACAGCGAGACCTCCGCCGGCAGCGGTGTCAATATCGGCATCCCAGGCGGTCCCTATGTGAACGTCGGTGCTGGGTTCCTTGGCTCCCACCGCGGCCCCTGTGGCCCTGGGTCAGGCGATGACCAAGGCGCCGGCGCCGGTGTCGATGTTGGTATCCCCGGGGGCCCTCGAGTCAACGTCGGCAATGGCGAGTTTAGCCACCAGGGAGGCTACCCTTGCCCTGAACCTCCCGCTATTGTTGTCGTGCCTACTACTACCACTGCCAACCCTCCCCCGGTTGTTGCTGTGCACACCACCACTGCCAACCCTCCCCCGGTTGTTGCTGTGCATACTACCACTGCCAACCCTCCCCCGGTTGTTGCTGTGCATACTACCACTGCCAACCCTCCCCCGGTTGTTGCTGTGCACACCACTACTGCCAACCCTCCCCCGGTTGTTGCTGTGCACACCACCACTGCCAACCCTCCCCCGGTTGTTGTCGTGCCTATTGCCACTGTCAATCTTCCCACCGAGATTGTTACTCCTCCCGTTGAGACTGCCCACCCTCCCACATGGAGTGAAATTCCTACCATCCTTCCTCCTACCTTCACCACCCCTATCTCTGGCCCGCTCACCACTGTCCCTGCTGTCTGGGCACCCTTGCAGTCCTCCGTTCCTCTGATCCACCCCGCCGTGCCTACCGCATCCGCTTTGCCTTCTGCTGTGCCTTCTGTTCCTGTCGTGTCAGTCTTCAACGCTGGCTCATCTCTGGCCCCCGGAATTTTCCTCGCAGTGGCTCTTCCCATTATCCTGGCTTTCCTTCAGTAA
- a CDS encoding Protein transport protein Sec61 alpha subunit, putative: MSGLRFLDLIKPFTPLLPEVAAPETKVPFNQKLMWTGLTLMIFLVMSQMPLYGIVSSDTSDPLYWLRMMLASNRGTLMELGITPIISSGMVFQLLAGTHLIDVNLDLKTDRELYQTAQKLFAIILSFGQACVYVLTGLYGQPSDLGAGICVLLIVQLVVAGLVVILLDELLQKGYGLGSGISLFIATNICESIVWKAFSPTTINTGRGPEFEGAIIALFHLLLTWPDKQRALYEAFYRQNLPNVMNLLATLVVFAAVIYLQGFRVEIPVKSSRQRGMRGSYPVRLFYTSNMPIMLQSALCSNIFLISQMLYSRFSENILVQLLGVWEPREGSAQLYAASGIAYYMSPPLNFKEALLDPIHTAVYITFMLVACALFSKTWIEVSGSAPRDVAKQLKDQGLVMSGHREQSMYKELKRVIPTAAAFGGACIGGLSVASDLMGALGSGTGILLAVTIIYGYFEIAAREGDIGAGLKGLVPGS, from the exons ATGAGCGGCC TACGCTTTCTTGACTTGATCAAGCCCTTCACGCCCCTCCTCCCGGAGGTGGCAGCTCCTGAGACGAAGGTGCCCTTCAACCAGAAGTTGATGTGGACTGGT TTGACTTTGATGATCTTCCTGGTTATGAGTCAGATGCCTCTTTACGGCATTGTCTCCTCGGACACTTCGGATCCCTTGTACTGGCTCCGTATGATGCTGGCCAGTAACCGGGGCACTCTCATGGAGCTGGGTATCACCCCTATTATCTCTTCTGGCATGGTCTTCCAG CTCCTTGCCGGTACTCACCTCATTGATGTTAACCTCGACTTGAAGACCGATCGTGAGCTCTACCAGACCGCTCAGAAGCTCTTCGCCATTATTCTCTCCTTCGGCCAGGCCTGTGTTTACGTCCTAACTGGTCTATACGGCCAGCCCAGTGACCTCGGTGCCGGTATCTGTGTTCTCCTTATTGTCCAGCTGGTCGTGGCTGGTCTTGTTGTTATTCTGCTTGATGAACTTCTCCAGAAGGGCTACGGTCTGGGCAGCGGTATCTCCCTTTTCATTGCCACCAACATTTGCGAGTCGATTGTTTGGAAGGCCTTCTCCCCCACGACCATCAACACTGGCCGTGGCCCCGAGTTCGAGGGGGCTATCATCGCTCTGTTCCACCTTCTTCTGACCTGGCCCGATAAGCAACGCGCCCTGTACGAGGCGTTCTACCGCCAGAACCTGCCCAACGTCATGAACCTCCTGGCTACTCTTGTCGTTTTCGCCGCTGTCATCTACCTGCAGGGCTTCCGTGTTGAAATCCCCGTCAAGTCTTCCCGCCAGCGTGGCATGCGCGGCTCCTACCCCGTTCGCCTCTTTTACACCTCCAACATGCCTATCATGCTCCAGTCCGCTTTGTGTTCCAACATCTTCCTCATCAGTCAGATGCTGTACTCGCGCTTCTCCGAGAACATCCTGGTTCAGCTTCTCGGAGTTTGGGAGCCCCGCGAGGGATCTGCTCAGCTTTACGCTGCCTCGGGTATTGCTTACTATATGTCCCCTCCTCTCAACTTTAAGGAAGCTCTTCTCGACCCCATCCACACCGCTGTCTACATCACCTTCATGCTTGTTGCCTGCGCCCTCTTCTCCAAGACCTGGATCGAGGTTTCCGGCTCCGCTCCCCGTGACGTTGCCAAGCAGCTCAAGGACCAGGGTCTCGTCATGTCAGGTCACCGTGAGCAAAGTATGTACAAGGAGCTGAAGCGCGTTATTCCTACTGCCGCTGCTTTCGGTGGTGCCTGTATTGGTGGTCTGTCCGTCGCCTCTGACCTTATGGGTGCCCTCGGCAGCGGTACTGGTATTCTTCTTGCCGTCAC CATCATCTACGGTTACTTCGAAATTGCCGCCCGCGAGGGTGATATTGGCGCTGGTCTCAAGGGTCTCGTCCCCGGCAGCTAA
- a CDS encoding Arginine biosynthesis bifunctional protein ArgJ, mitochondrial — MATSLARMLKGQVRCYSAPLDMAIPASKQRYIPTTGTYPKGFQVSGTHVGVKASNTRFPDLALIASDTPCSAAAVFTTNKFQAAPVQVSRKTLQSRKGNGIRAVVINSGCANAVTGKGGLEDAVQMGRKVDECSGVENDSSLVMSTGVIGQRLPISKILDRIPTAHSTLASTHEAWLTTARAICTTDTFPKLLSRTFTLPSSPDRTYSLAGMTKGAGMIHPNMATLLGVLCTDAAVEPAALQSILKHAVSRSFNSISIDGDTSTNDTIAVLANGAAGGKTVRAPAASASADYTALQGVVTDFAQELSQLVVRDGEGATKFVTVRVRNSPDYESGRQIASTIARSPLVKTALYGKDANWGRILCAVGYTQGVAEGTVVPERTSVSFRPVDGSEVLQLLVNGEPEAVDEKRASEILQNEDLEIEVDLGGGEQGAAGCGGEDAVYWFCDFSHEYVTINGDYRT; from the exons ATGGCCACCTCCCTCGCCCGCATGCTCAAGGGACAAGTCCGATGCTACTCCGCACCGCTGGACATGGCCATCCCGGCCTCCAAACAGCGTTACATCCCCACGACCGGCACCTACCCCAAGGGCTTCCAGGTGTCTGGCACCCATGTTGGTGTCAAGGCCTCCAACACCCGCTTCCCGGATCTCGCCCTGATCGCCTCCGACACGCCATGCTCAGCTGCTGCTGTGTTCACAACCAACAAGTTCCAGGCTGCGCCAGTGCAAGTTAGCAGAAAGACGCTGCAAAGCCGCAAAGGCAATGGCATCCGCGCTGTTGTCATCAACTCAGGCTGTGCCAATGCTGTCACCGGCAAGGGTGGTTTAGAGGACGCAGTGCAGATGGGAAGAAAGGTGGATGAGTGCAGCGGTGTTGAAAACGACAGCTCGTTGGTGATGAGCACCGGTGTCATCGGACAACG CCTCCCGATCTCCAAGATCCTCGACCGCATCCCAACAGCGCACTCAACCCTCGCCTCCACACACGAAGCCTGGCTCACTACAGCCCGCGCAATCTGCACAACAGACACCTTCCCCAAGCTCCTCTCGCGCACCTTCACCCTCCCCTCTTCCCCAGACCGCACCTACAGCCTCGCAGGCATGACCAAAGGCGCCGGCATGATCCACCCGAACATGGCAACACTGCTCGGGGTCCTCTGCACGGACGCAGCGGTCGAGCCTGCAGCGCTGCAATCGATACTGAAACACGCCGTGTCGCGATCCTTCAACTCGATCTCTATCGACGGCGACACTAGCACAAACGACACTATTGCTGTGCTTGCGAATGGCGCTGCAGGCGGCAAGACTGTGCGCGCGCCGGCCGCGTCTGCTAGCGCCGATTACACCGCGCTGCAGGGCGTTGTGACAGATTTCGCGCAGGAGCTATCGCAGCTGGTTGTGCGGGACGGCGAGGGTGCTACCAAGTTTGTTACTGTGCGCGTGCGTAATTCGCCGGATTACGAGTCTGGGCGACAGATTGCTTCGACGATCGCGCGCTCGCCGTTGGTTAAGACGGCTCTTTATGGTAAAGATGCTAACTGGGGTCGGATTCTTTGTGCCGTGGGTTATACGCAGGGTGTTGCGGAGGGGACTGTAGTTCCTGAGCGCACTTCTGTCAGCTTCCGTCCGGTCGATGGCAGTGAGGTTTTGCAGCTGTTGGTTAATGGTGAGCCTGAGGCTGTTGACGAGAAGCGGGCTAGTGAAATTCTGCAAAATGAGGATCTTGAGATCGAGGTTGaccttggtggtggtgaaCAGGGGGCTGCTGGGTGTGGTGGTGAGGATGCGGTTTACTGGTTCTGTGATTTCAGTCACGAGTATGTGACTATCAACGGTGATTATCGGACTTGA
- a CDS encoding Autophagy-related protein 3, which produces MNILHSTLSTWRDRLAPVSRTSTFRNTGQITPEEFVLAGDYLVYKFPTWSWADASSPAKRVSYLPDGKQFLVTRGVPCHRRLNDNFAGDAGLEDEIVRDFLSGGDGGEGIAANDGEDGWLRTGGGHNAGADRDKQEARIRDVRTVDESGNLGEQEDDDDIPDMEDEDDDEEAIIREIDDQSGTQSLRTYTLYITYSNFYRTPRLYLSGYLSPSEPLPPHLMMEDIVGDYKDKTVTLEDFPWFEGSVKMASVHPCRHASVMKTLLDRADAALKLRCDKLKQTQSREEANRVLRVGGGLEGLVDETKNLSLGDSHNAQPGGDEWEMLQHDEEEQVAIRVDQYLVVFLKFIASVTPGIEHDFTMGV; this is translated from the exons ATGAATATCCTACACTCTACACTGTCAACTTGGCGGGACCGCTTGGCCCCAGTATCGCGCACTTCCACCTTCCGTAACACCGGCCAAATTACCCCAGAGGAGTTTGTTCTCGCCGGAGATTATCTAGTCTACAAGTTCCCCACATGGTCATGGGCCGACGCATCAAGTCCGGCAAAACGTGTATCCTATCTTCCAGATGGCAAACAGTTCTTGGTGACTCGTGGAGTACCATGTCATCGGAGACTGAACGATAACTTTGCCGGAGATGCAGGGCTCGAGGATGAGATTGTGAGGGATTTCCTCTCGGGTGGCGACGGCGGCGAAGGCATAGCAGCTAATGATGGAGAGGATGGATGGTTGCGGACTGGTGGTGGTCACAACGCTGGGGCAGACCGTGATAAGCAAGAAGCTCGGATTCGTGACGTGCGAACCGTCGATGAATCTGGGAATCTGGgcgagcaggaggatgatgatgatattCCCGATATGGaggatgaagacgatgacgaggaagccATTATCCGAGAGATAGATGACCAGTCAGGGACTCA ATCGCTCCGCACTTATACCCTTTACATTACCTACTCCAACTTCTACCGCACACCTCGCCTCTACCTATCTGGCTATTTATCGCCATCCGAACCACTTCCACCACATTTGATGATGGAGGACATCGTCGGTGACTACAAAGATAAGACTGTGACGCTAGAGGACTTCCCATGGTTTGAGGGCAGCGTCAAGATGGCCAGTGTACACCCCTGCCGCCACGCCTCTGTGATGAAGACACTTCTGGATCGTGCCGATGCCGCACTCAAGCTCCGCTGTGACAAGCTCAAGCAGACACAGTCACGCGAGGAAGCAAACCGTGTTCTCCGGGTAGGCGGCGGGCTGGAGGGCTTGGTGGATGAGACGAAGAACCTGTCGCTCGGAGACTCCCATAATGCACAACCTGGCGGGGACGAGTGGGAGATGCTGCAACACGACGAGGAAGAACAGGTCGCCATCCGGGTAGACCAGTACCTAGTCGTCTTCCTCAAGTTCATTGCCAGTGTGACGCCGGGCATTGAGCATGACTTTACGATGGGGGTATAA
- a CDS encoding Zonadhesin gives MKPTKLLDGHGSLYKEVRFSPTETPIHRTQSDSSTFPPVISGYGRTAFQGPALVNSFTMDTSYIDQSHALLQKQQLNFDTERELFAQERRLWEKERALLRSKIAELEVYVKSQGNRTNQLGSEGAKLVLAGGISQYSTNGIAAQVWEGTSPGYRPTRVFFDHESPDHNYRSPISESGNLPSLDRALSPHSRPVDPSGAPVSQPVPIEKLDSTLDGITLKSTALPPAVVARVITPPSPSPLVTSPGSAPATAARPLMEHRHSLKLKLSELGPPDENLLRHAGHTPMAIIDADDSRRSTQDGTPLEVEEAPLALVAHVHQPAETEISYFPDLPDDPALKGPLGLINDEERDSNFLSELDQKLLVQAKNILGSSVESADPNETDSESEFPRQGDEEPEIKFKKSTNFGTAFGTSRSGQV, from the coding sequence ATGAAGCCTACCAAATTACTAGACGGTCACGGAAGTCTCTACAAAGAAGTCCGCTTCTCTCCGACCGAAACACCAATCCATCGCACACAATCCGATTCATCTACGTTTCCTCCTGTGATTTCAGGCTATGGCCGAACCGCTTTCCAAGGCCCGGCGTTGGTGAATTCATTCACCATGGATACGTCCTATATTGACCAATCGCACGCGCTTCTCCAAAAACAACAGCTGAACTTTGACACCGAAAGAGAATTGTTTGCGCAGGAGCGCCGGTTATGGGAGAAAGAGCGGGCGCTGTTGCGATCGAAGATTGCCGAGCTGGAGGTGTATGTGAAAAGTCAAGGGAACAGAACAAATCAATTGGGATCGGAGGGAGCCAAACTTGTGCTTGCAGGTGGGATATCTCAGTATAGCACCAATGGCATCGCAGCTCAAGTGTGGGAGGGGACAAGTCCGGGTTATCGGCCAACAAGGGTGTTTTTCGATCATGAATCTCCAGACCACAACTATCGATCGCCAATTTCCGAAAGTGGGAATCTGCCATCCCTTGATCGGGCCCTTTCACCCCATTCGCGACCGGTCGACCCTTCTGGAGCGCCTGTGAGTCAGCCAGTGCCGATCGAAAAGCTTGACAGCACCCTGGACGGCATAACGCTCAAGTCCACGGCGCTTCCACCCGCTGTGGTAGCGCGAGTGATCACCCCGCCCTCCCCGTCGCCCCTGGTAACCTCCCCTGGATCTGCCCCTGCAACCGCTGCAAGGCCTCTTATGGAACATCGACACAGTCTCAAACTGAAGCTGTCAGAGCTTGGCCCGCCCGATGAAAACTTGCTCCGCCATGCTGGTCACACCCCGATGGCGATCATCGACGCTGATGATAGTCGACGGTCCACCCAGGACGGAACTCCGCTCGAGGTCGAGGAAGCCCCTCTGGCGCTCGTGGCGCACGTTCATCAACCCGCCGAAACTGAGATCTCCTACTTCCCGGATTTGCCAGATGACCCTGCTCTTAAGGGGCCCCTCGGTCTGATCAATGATGAGGAGCGCGACTCGAATTTCTTGAGCGAACTAGATCAGAAACTCCTTGTTCAAGCGAAGAATATTCTAGGCAGCTCGGTAGAATCGGCAGATCCCAATGAGACCGATTCCGAGTCTGAGTTCCCTCGTCAAGGTGATGAAGAGCCTGAAATCAAGTTCAAGAAATCCACTAATTTCGGCACTGCATTTGGCACATCGAGGTCGGGTCAGGTCTAA